The window AAAACGTTGGTTCAAATGATCCTTCATATTTCCATTAAGAGAAGGTTTACAGGAgatctctcctgtctcctgtcttcGGGATGCTGTTTCGTTGTGCGATCAGTCGAAGACAAGAAATTCAGTACAAAAATTCCTGCTCCTTCTCAGCTGCACCTCCCCAGCCCAGAAGCATGCTGGAGGCTTTGGAACAGAGGATGGCCAAGTATAAGGAGGCGTGCGCTCAGGCCAAGCAGAGCGGAGACGACCGCAAAGCCAGGATGCATGACCGCATCGCCAAGGTGAGAGCGCCGGTGGTGTGAATTGGAGGGAGAGGGCGGTGGCGAGACTGGaggagttaataataataataattgcttacacttatatagcgcttttcgtgacactccactcaaagcactttacaggtaatggggactcccctccaccaccaccaatgtgcagccccacctggatgatgcgatggcagccatagtgctccagaacgctccccacacaccagctatcagtggggaggagagcagagtaatatagCCAATTCACATATTGACTTCATTAGATCTTCTGCCCTCTTCTGTCTCCATGCAGCAATACCAGAGCGCCATCCGAGCGCACAAAGCAGGGAGGCCAGTCAGCCTTGAGGAGTTGCCAGTCCCACCAGGTAGGTAACTCGACCACAGCCAGCTCCTCCCAGGCAGCTGGTAGAAGGCACTGAGAGGTATTTTGAGCAGCTGAACGCTGCTTCGTCATGCGATCGATTGAAGACGGTGCTGCGAAGGGCCGTGCATTCGCCTGCGAGATCTCATGGGGAAAAGTCAGACGCTCCCATTGCGTCTCTTGTCTCGGGCCAGGCCGGGGTGCGGCGCGTCTTTGTGAGGGGTGCCTTTTATTTCTCCCTGCAGGTTTCCCCCCGATCCCGGGGCTGGAGGGGGCCGGAGCGGACAAGGGCATCGCGGCCGCGCTGGAGGCAGCCTCCAGGCTGACTGCCGACGAGAACCAGGAGGGGGAGGACGATGACGGCGCAGAGGATGAAGAGCATGAGGTTGTGGGCGGCGGCGTCTCCTTCGATTAGCTGGTAGAATGGCCTGAGTCTGGCTGCCTCTGTCTAGGCCGAGGCGCAGGAAGTCATGCTTCTTCAAGTGCGTTTCCGCTCATCAGATTACATTTCGAGACCATGGCATTGAGAATTTATCCCGAATTTATCTGCTCGTGCCCCTTTCGACTGCGTTCATCTAAtgtttggttttaaaatgcagGGTAAGCCGCCTTTTGTGTTCTTCCTGTGAAGGTGTTTGAAAAGCTTGAGGATAGACAGCAGCTTTTAGAGGCTCAAGGCTCTCCATCAGCAAATTGCTTCTTCTTTGAACGTTCGCGAAAGGGGGGAGTTTTGAATTGTCTGCTGTGCTCACTTcgtgtctctctccctccctatGGCAGGTCAAGCAGTCTTCCTCAGTCCCTCAGAAGCCCAAAAAGCCGATGCTGGCAGTGCCGCCCACAATGCAGGGTCCCAAGACTCCGTCCCCTTTGCCAGAGAAACGTGTCCCGACAGCGGGGCTCAGTCACACAGGTACCTCCCTGAACAGCAGCACGTCACCTTGTGCTGCCAAGACACTCTTCACTCAGTTAGCATttaaacaaatcttttttttttgcaacgaTGCTTAAAGTGTGCATCGGCTGCCCTGTCGAGCGATGGTGGTAAGGGTGCCCTGTTCCTTGCCGGGAACGGTCCCTGATTCCGTCCCCCCTCCCTGTCCACCACAGCTCAGCAGCAGCTGGACTTCCTGGAGAGCCGCAGGAAGCAGTACATGAAGGCCGCTCTTCAGGCCAAGCAGAAGAACGACCTGGAGCAGGCCAGGCACTTCCTGAGAACCGCCAAGGTCTTCGAGCCCATGATCGAGGCAGCCAGGAGCGGGAAATCGGTCGACATAACCAAGGTACCCTCAAGCCGCCGGACCCTTCAGACACGGGCCAGGGGCGCAGGGGGCACAAATCCACATGGAACTCGGCGCAGTCTTTCACATCGCAGCAATTGTGATAAAAACGACAAACCTTAATAATACATCACATGCTGACGGAGTCTTATGCCCACAGGAAGTTGGCATGTTAGGTGATCAgtcttttcctgctgtcagtaagCACACATTACTTGCATGTACATACGCTTATTGAATGCTTTGTAGGTCGTTGTGATAAAATATCATTCTGCAGGCTTAGTGTTTGTTATACAGAGTATATATGAGTGGCTTAAGAGGTGTGCTGAAGCCACAGATTGTCGTAAATCAGCAGTGTTAGCTCCTCCACCTGGATCTTGTCAACTCTTGGAAGcgaagcaaggctgggcctccTCATTGCTGGGATGGGATGCctccagaaaaagaaacaggctGCTGCTGAAAGTCTTGTTGATGACCACTAGGTGGTGCTCTTTCTCCAGTAGACCAGAATTTCAAGCCAGTATCCCTGCATGGTGGCCACTGCAGagaccctgtttttttttttttttcaaataaatagaGGCGGCTCAGGTACACTTCTATCATGGCCTCCCTAAAGCCGTTCCTTAATTTAGTTGGCGAAGCCGTTTCTGACATCTCTGGCTGGCTGCTGTGCGTCGCTAAGGTGGAGCTTCTCCTGATTTGTAAAAGTGCTTGGGGTGGAAAAGCTCCATGGGTAATATACAGGCTTCTTTATAGAGTcttgctgttttcttttcaggtgCCATCTCCCCCCGGTGACGAAGACGAGGACTTCATCTTAATCCATCACAGTGACGTCCAGCTCTCGGAGAGAGCTGAGGAGGTTTACAGTCAGCTCGCCAAGATTCTGAAGGAACAGTACGAGgtgactgaacctagcagtgaCCCACACACTGGCCCACTGTTTCTTTATCCATGAAGTGACACTTCAGTTCGTGTCATTTTAGAGTAGAAAGGCTAAGTCCAGTAAGCTCTGAGTtggaattgctttttttttctaaattgtgcCTGTAGTAAGCAGCATAAATAGTTCAGTTCACAAATTGGATGCAGTTCCCTACTCCTCTGCTCTGACTCTCGCTTGTCCTGTGTTCTTTTACAGAAATGCGTTGCTTATTCGAAGCAGTTTACTCATCTTGGGAATATAACAGAAACTACAAAGTAAGTGGATCATTTCCGTTCGGTGTGTGCCTCCAAACTGACTTGAGAACACAAGGAGGTTTGCAAACCACATGAGGCCATTTGCCTCAGTTCCCCCTGTTGCTGGCTTAAGAGGTCACTGATCAGAGGACAGGGATCTCCCAACGGTGTCGGGGCTGCGCAGGAACACAAGGCGCTGTCGCCCCACGGTGTAGCAGATACCGCAGGGCATGGTGGTCAAATCTATAGATGTCAAAGCCGTTTTTCAGCCCCTGTGTTGAGTGTAGAATAGTAAATAAAACAGGAGGTTATCGTGAGGACAGAAAGACAACGTGAGTGTTTGTCGTCCTTCACGAAGGAGGCACCACTGCGCTCTAGAACGGGGGGGTTCAGTCCTACAGTACCAGGACAGCTGGGAGAAGTTCTTACAGTTGTGCCACTCAGCCAGCAGTGAGCTGATTGAGCTTGTTCACCTGCAGACACGCGGGCCCCCCAGGACCAgcactgcccccccccccccgccctcaGCGCAGAGTGGGCTTAACTGCGCAGTGCGTGTGTGCTCTCTGCAGTGCCAGGGAGAGCTGCAGCGCTTAGCAGGCATGCTGGCTCCTGTCAGAGTGGCAGTCCTGTTGATGCTTAAGTTTAGCTTTTATTCTAAATCCTCTGGGCAAGCGAGAATACAGCTGCCCATCTCCTCAGACGAGAGGCGACACAATGCTTCGGTATAGCCAAGTGTCTATCTGTGCTTTTGTCCTAGTGCCACTGACCGTTTTAGCAAatgaatttcattatttcaagGGTAAATGCTTCATATTTCAATTAAGTCCTGTTAATAGTAgtatttttctcatttccaTTCACTATAACCTACCCTTTAAACATGGTTTTAGTATCATTTTTGTCTCATTAACATTATGAAAGTTTGCTTTCATTTGGATACTGTAGACTTTTTAAGATGTTTTACcgttttgttttctgatttcgTTCTGCCTGGGACTCGTTGGGGACTGTAAGAGCACTGTAATTGTAAGTGCTGCTGAAAGGTCAGCCCTGGCACAGATCTGCCTGACACTTGGATGTTAGAGGAGCCCAATGGTTTCGTTTACACTTGTAGTTCACTGTGATTCCTTCAATTTTTAGGTTTGAAAAGATGGCAGAAAGCTGTAAGAAGAGCCTAGAAATCCTAAAACTGTCCCAAAGCCAAGGTCTGGATCCTCCCAAACACCATTTTGAGGAGAGGACATACAAAACCATGCGGTAGGGCCATCATCAGTAGGACTGCAGACTATTTCAAATGATACACTCGGAGTTGCAGGGTGGGGGTTATGCATGTGAAAGTAAAGCTTATGTGTAGATTGTGAATTTTTTTATACCAAAAGAAAGAGTTTAATGTGTGCATGATATAAAAATCCAAACTTTTAACCGGCTAAGAAATTTGCCAAGGTGTTTTATGCTTAAAGCAAACCACTGTGTTGGTCACTCTCTTTTAGTTGTCATTCTGCACATCTTCCGTTTAAGTGCAGGGGACGACGATCCCTAACCCTGGTCATGAGGTGTGTGCTGGGTTTTGTTCCAGCCACCACTTCCAGTGCTCCAGTCTGGCCTATTTTAGTTGAAGGGAGAGCCTTCAGCTGAGCCAAATATTCCTTCTCTCTCCTTTTGTCAAGGATTTTCCCAGAGCTCAGCAGCACGGAGATGGTAGTAATCATTGCTAAAGGAATCAATCTGCCTGCGCCTCAAGGTAAGAGACCAGATCCAACCAATACACGCTGTTTGTTCCACAGGAGCTACTGGCGCTGAATTACTTCGCTGACTCTTGCAGTTTTTAATCCTTTTTATTGGGAAGACGTTTCACTGTTAAttccattaaaaaatgttttctacatGGATGCTTAAGACGTGCAGGGTCACCTTGAGTGACTGTGGTACAAGACCAAGCTGAAGAGAGCTGGGGTTAATGGTTCTCTTTCCTGTTCTACGAAGGCTTCTTGTGATTTTAGTTGTTGTTGTGGTCTGAGATCACATGGGTGTGAAAACGTCACGGTCTTTCTGCTCTTCCCCCAGGTGTAGTGCCAAATGATCTAGATGCATACGTGAAATTTGAATTCCCCTATCCCAGTGTGGTGAGCATCTTTGCATTTGGATTAAGACTTATGGAGATGCTATTGAAGTACTTTTCTtcaaaagtattatttttgtcctttttattgGGGAGATGGGAAGAAGGTGCTTTTAGGTTGTGCTCATACCTGTTTCTTGTCCTCGCAGGAACAAGCACAGAAGCATAAAACAGCAGTGATCAAGAATACTAACTGTCCGGGTATGTGTTTGTGTTCTTGCTCAGTCCCTGTCTAGAGTGGTGAAACACAGTTGTTTGGAAAAAGCTGAGGTTTCTGTCGGGCTCGGCCTGTTAAGGTGCTTGTTGTTTTGCTCATGTTGACGTCTGTGATCTAGATGTCGCGGTCTGGAACCCTTATCATAATTATTCTCGTGATCAGTAATGAGCTAGGTGTGACAGGGATAGCCAGTGAAATAAGAAACAAAGATTACTTATCAGAGAGGGGAATCGCCACTCGCACATTTTGGACACCATGCCTACTCCGAAGTCCGAACTGGCTTGGGAAATCGGGCAGACATTCCAATCGGGCAGCACAAGGCTCACCAGCTTGtgccttttttcccccagaGTACAACCAGAGTTTCAAGCTCAGCATTAACAGGAACCACAGGGGCTTCAGGAGAGCCATTCAGTCCAAAGGCCTGAAGCTGGAGGTGTTCCACAAAGGGTGAGCTCTTCAGCTTTTATCTTCGCACCCTCAATGATTTGAATGTTTGGAAAGAAAgagaactgtttttttccagCTGTCTCCAGTGGTGCTACCGAACCCCCTGCTTGCACATGGCTTGGTACGGGTGTGTTGGACTGCTGCACTTTAGGGTGCTTCTCTGGGTTCGTCTACTCTCTTTCATTTCacactggggggggggaggagattTATGCCGAGTCCGTCTTCATTTCACTTGCTTTGTCTTCTCTTTTTCCCCACCTGCAATACAATCCTATGTCCGCTGTGCTTGCACAAATAATTTTAGTGCTCCACACCAGGCGCTGAGCAGGTCATAGTGAGCTGTCTGGCGTTCTTTAGacccttccatccattttctaacggcttcatctaattcagggacagtgcaaggcagggtacactgtgggtgggacgccagtccattgcagggcacaaactcacacaagggccagtcttcccagaagcccatcaacctaccagcatgtctttggactgtggggggaaaacAGAGCCCCCAGTGGAAACCAGTGCgagcatggggagaacatgcaaactccactcagataggtcaggaattgaacccagggccccagtgctgctaaCGGCTGTGCCACTAGGCCTTCCTCAGATCCTGATCCTTTGTGCGCAGTAATCCGTGTCTGCTGGACCTTTCAGCTGTGTTTTCTGGTGCTCCGTCAGTCGTTGCCTTTGCTCCTTACTCTTGCGGGTGGGGTGTGCAAAAGGACTTGCTGAGTCTAGACAACAGTGTCCGAATCCGTGTTCCACAGTGGCTTCCTGAGAAGCGATAAGCCGGTGGGCACGGCGCACCTGAAGCTGGAGAAGCTGGAAAAGGAGAGTGAAGTGCGAGAAATTATCGAGGTAAGGGCTCAGGCGGACCAAACCACCTAGGGCCAAGCGCCCAGGAACCCCACACTGCCTACAGAAAAGGCCGGCGTTAAAAGCAAAGGTGCTTGTTAACGCCGTCTGTGACTTCTAGATATTGACACTACCTTACAAGAACATGAAAGTATACAGCACATGGCCTACTACCGCCATTTAaacctgtgatttttttttttaacggtttttatgttgttgttttttaaacttgtaCATCTTGCGATTGATGGTCTGTGCCAAAGAGAAGTCAGTTTTCAGAAACAATACTGGGCTGGGAGAAACACCGAGGCCGCTGCTCGACATTTCCACCACCTCCCCGCCCTGTCGGTTATGGAGGTTGCGGTTGTGTTGACAAGCGAAGTTCCCTGCCCGGGCTGACGGGGTCTTCTGTGCTCTGGGTAAGGTCATGGACGGGCGCAAGCCCACGGGGGGCAGGCTGGAGGTGAAGGTGCGTCTGCGAGAGCCGCTGAGCGGGCAGGACGTCCAGACGACCTCCGAGCGCTGGCTCGTGCTGGAGCAGCCTAAGGTAGGGCCgccggtggctctgtggctcaggatccgcgcctgtggctggcagggtcctgcggccggcagaggaacccT is drawn from Lepisosteus oculatus isolate fLepOcu1 chromosome 9, fLepOcu1.hap2, whole genome shotgun sequence and contains these coding sequences:
- the cc2d1b gene encoding coiled-coil and C2 domain-containing protein 1B isoform X1; amino-acid sequence: MLGKKNRRAPLPKGQGAAAARQMGLFVDLSPEEMMDMDGQLDDADLEAEFAAVVGRRPAGGAKPKPKGKTPLPMEHIEKLAEECMKDIDEGDSDGDLEDDEDLLAELQEVVGEEEAEEDEESVEPPVTVKTPPSAETQSKEQVAKVPAVPGSVEHTLEERIEMYQAAISNAKSAGDSSKARRYERGLKTLQTMLASVRKGNQINEAEIPPPVASGKPSARGIAAPAAVPELVSDAVPEHTEHPGTAPETAPSAAPEEGEERGRDAAAGPDQESTRALLQGRQREYKIAAVKAKQEGDLDRARQYMRTLKKFDVVLEALESGQPVDLSQMPPPPGAAEVKLKEPSPSQKTGGAVEENRSLQAADSTSVPPAAPPQPRSMLEALEQRMAKYKEACAQAKQSGDDRKARMHDRIAKQYQSAIRAHKAGRPVSLEELPVPPGFPPIPGLEGAGADKGIAAALEAASRLTADENQEGEDDDGAEDEEHEVKQSSSVPQKPKKPMLAVPPTMQGPKTPSPLPEKRVPTAGLSHTAQQQLDFLESRRKQYMKAALQAKQKNDLEQARHFLRTAKVFEPMIEAARSGKSVDITKVPSPPGDEDEDFILIHHSDVQLSERAEEVYSQLAKILKEQYEKCVAYSKQFTHLGNITETTKFEKMAESCKKSLEILKLSQSQGLDPPKHHFEERTYKTMRIFPELSSTEMVVIIAKGINLPAPQGVVPNDLDAYVKFEFPYPSVEQAQKHKTAVIKNTNCPEYNQSFKLSINRNHRGFRRAIQSKGLKLEVFHKGGFLRSDKPVGTAHLKLEKLEKESEVREIIEVMDGRKPTGGRLEVKVRLREPLSGQDVQTTSERWLVLEQPKVVL
- the cc2d1b gene encoding coiled-coil and C2 domain-containing protein 1B isoform X2, with the protein product MLGKKNRRAPLPKGQGAAAARQMGLFVDLSPEEMMDMDGQLDDADLEAEFAAVVGRRPAGGAKPKPKGKTPLPMEHIEKLAEECMKDIDEGDSDGDLEDDEDLLAELQEVVGEEEAEEDEESVEPPVTVKTPPSAETQSKEQTLQTMLASVRKGNQINEAEIPPPVASGKPSARGIAAPAAVPELVSDAVPEHTEHPGTAPETAPSAAPEEGEERGRDAAAGPDQESTRALLQGRQREYKIAAVKAKQEGDLDRARQYMRTLKKFDVVLEALESGQPVDLSQMPPPPGAAEVKLKEPSPSQKTGGAVEENRSLQAADSTSVPPAAPPQPRSMLEALEQRMAKYKEACAQAKQSGDDRKARMHDRIAKQYQSAIRAHKAGRPVSLEELPVPPGFPPIPGLEGAGADKGIAAALEAASRLTADENQEGEDDDGAEDEEHEVKQSSSVPQKPKKPMLAVPPTMQGPKTPSPLPEKRVPTAGLSHTAQQQLDFLESRRKQYMKAALQAKQKNDLEQARHFLRTAKVFEPMIEAARSGKSVDITKVPSPPGDEDEDFILIHHSDVQLSERAEEVYSQLAKILKEQYEKCVAYSKQFTHLGNITETTKFEKMAESCKKSLEILKLSQSQGLDPPKHHFEERTYKTMRIFPELSSTEMVVIIAKGINLPAPQGVVPNDLDAYVKFEFPYPSVEQAQKHKTAVIKNTNCPEYNQSFKLSINRNHRGFRRAIQSKGLKLEVFHKGGFLRSDKPVGTAHLKLEKLEKESEVREIIEVMDGRKPTGGRLEVKVRLREPLSGQDVQTTSERWLVLEQPKVVL